A genomic stretch from Pirellulales bacterium includes:
- a CDS encoding TRAP transporter small permease yields the protein MRRAWEQFERLVRLAERILEGAVVVAVAVLVLVVLWGVAARYCLSDPSRWTEEAARLLLMWVAMLGAAVAYSRGEHLGFDYVASRLDPGAGRALGVVVELTVIAFAAAAMVYGGYVLTAETLGTGQLTPALQLPMGYVYLAAPISGVFFVLFGLVKIRQRLMPDAADPAP from the coding sequence ATGCGTCGCGCCTGGGAGCAGTTTGAGCGACTCGTCCGGCTGGCCGAGCGGATCCTCGAAGGGGCCGTCGTCGTCGCGGTGGCCGTGCTGGTGCTGGTCGTGTTGTGGGGTGTGGCGGCTCGCTACTGCCTGAGCGATCCCAGCCGCTGGACCGAGGAGGCCGCGCGGCTGCTGTTGATGTGGGTCGCCATGCTTGGCGCCGCGGTGGCGTACAGCCGCGGCGAGCATCTGGGGTTCGACTACGTCGCCTCGCGGCTCGACCCCGGCGCCGGCCGCGCGTTGGGGGTCGTCGTCGAACTGACCGTCATCGCTTTTGCCGCCGCGGCCATGGTGTACGGCGGCTACGTCCTGACGGCCGAGACGCTCGGCACGGGGCAGCTTACCCCCGCGCTGCAACTGCCGATGGGCTACGTCTATCTCGCCGCCCCGATTAGCGGCGTCTTTTTCGTTCTGTTCGGCCTCGTCAAAATCCGCCAACGGCTGATGCCTGACGCCGCCGATCCCGCACCCTGA
- a CDS encoding TRAP transporter substrate-binding protein: MSKGPSYFIAGALAGVLLATVGFTWFVRGLNTPGAAGGAGHVVLKLAHGLDQQHPVHLAMEVFAQRVAEKSAGALQIEIIPNGQLGSETECLEQVQHGALAMTKVSAAPLESFIPEFAVFGMPYLFRSEQHNWDVLDGPIGRELLLKGESAGLRGLCYYDAGARSFYTVDKPILKPDDLKGLKIRVQESPTSMEMVEALGGSPTPISFGELYTALQQKMVVGAENNPPSFYSNRHFEVCKHYSLDEHTRVPDILMISPRVWDQLPPPMQAWLQEAADESADYQRQIWREQTEEVLAAVVEKGVAIHRPDQAAFAAKAAPMLVKYDGTPLGDLIRRIKEVP, translated from the coding sequence ATTTCCAAAGGCCCCTCATACTTCATCGCCGGCGCGCTGGCCGGCGTCCTGCTCGCCACGGTCGGATTCACGTGGTTCGTCCGCGGCCTCAACACGCCCGGCGCGGCAGGGGGCGCGGGGCATGTCGTGCTCAAGCTGGCTCACGGGCTCGACCAGCAGCATCCCGTCCATCTGGCGATGGAAGTCTTCGCCCAACGGGTCGCCGAGAAATCCGCCGGCGCCCTGCAGATCGAAATCATCCCCAACGGCCAACTCGGCTCCGAGACCGAGTGCCTCGAACAGGTCCAGCACGGCGCCCTGGCGATGACCAAGGTCTCGGCCGCCCCGCTGGAGAGCTTCATCCCCGAGTTCGCCGTCTTCGGCATGCCCTATCTGTTCCGCAGCGAGCAGCACAACTGGGACGTGCTCGACGGCCCGATCGGTCGCGAGTTGCTCCTGAAGGGAGAGTCGGCGGGGCTCCGCGGGCTCTGTTACTACGACGCGGGGGCGCGCAGCTTCTACACCGTCGACAAGCCGATCCTCAAGCCCGACGACCTCAAGGGGCTCAAGATCCGCGTTCAGGAGAGCCCCACCTCGATGGAAATGGTCGAGGCCCTCGGGGGGTCGCCCACGCCGATCAGCTTTGGCGAGCTGTACACGGCCCTGCAGCAGAAGATGGTCGTCGGGGCCGAGAACAACCCCCCCAGCTTTTACAGCAACCGGCACTTCGAGGTCTGCAAGCACTACTCGCTCGACGAGCACACCCGGGTCCCCGACATCCTGATGATCAGCCCCCGGGTCTGGGACCAGCTTCCCCCTCCGATGCAGGCCTGGCTGCAGGAGGCCGCCGACGAATCGGCCGACTACCAACGCCAGATCTGGCGCGAGCAGACCGAGGAGGTCCTGGCCGCGGTGGTCGAAAAGGGGGTCGCGATCCACCGCCCCGATCAGGCCGCGTTCGCCGCGAAGGCCGCCCCGATGCTGGTCAAGTACGACGGAACGCCCCTGGGCGATCTCATCCGCCGGATCAAGGAGGTTCCGTAG
- a CDS encoding FAD-binding protein translates to MNPASPALIDQLAAAVGDRARVLTEPTDLAPYGFDGTAALRQRPACVVFPRTTDEVAQCLRAAHAAGTPVVTRGSGTGLSGGSVPVAGCVVLCTVEMNQVFELDERNLTIRVEPGVITQTVDQLAAKVGLFYPPDPGSQKISTIGGNVAENSGGLRGLKYGVTRDYVMGMTVVLVDGQVLWLGNKCVKDVAGYNLRDLFIGSEGTLGVITQVLLKLLPRPAARQTALATFRTMEAAAETVSAIIAAKIVPCTLEFLDQQTIRCVEEFSRVGLPTDAAALLLMESDGAPATVAEEIAAMQDIARRQGAIAVQSADDEAEADRLRLARRSAFAALARVRPTTILEDVTVPRSALAEMVAFVAATCVKHRVQVGTFGHMGDGNLHPTFLTDERDAEEMHRVEQALEEIVDKTLALGGTVTGEHGVGLAKKPFLRRQLGDASYDLLRQIKRTLDPQGLLNPGKIFD, encoded by the coding sequence ATGAATCCCGCGTCTCCCGCCCTGATCGATCAGCTCGCCGCCGCGGTGGGCGACCGCGCGCGGGTCCTCACCGAGCCAACCGATCTGGCGCCGTACGGCTTCGACGGCACCGCCGCCCTGCGGCAGCGGCCGGCGTGCGTCGTCTTTCCCCGCACGACCGACGAGGTCGCCCAGTGCCTGCGGGCCGCCCACGCTGCGGGGACCCCGGTCGTGACCCGCGGCTCGGGCACGGGGCTGAGCGGCGGCAGCGTCCCCGTGGCCGGGTGCGTCGTGCTGTGCACCGTCGAAATGAACCAGGTGTTCGAGCTCGACGAACGAAACCTCACGATCCGCGTCGAGCCGGGGGTGATCACCCAGACGGTCGATCAGCTCGCAGCCAAGGTCGGGCTGTTCTACCCCCCGGACCCGGGATCGCAAAAAATCTCGACCATCGGCGGCAACGTCGCCGAGAACTCGGGGGGGCTGCGCGGGCTGAAGTACGGCGTGACCCGCGATTACGTCATGGGGATGACCGTCGTCCTGGTCGACGGGCAAGTGCTGTGGCTGGGCAACAAGTGCGTCAAGGACGTCGCGGGGTACAACCTGCGGGACCTGTTCATCGGGTCCGAGGGGACGCTGGGGGTGATCACCCAGGTGCTGCTCAAGCTGCTGCCCCGACCGGCGGCGCGGCAGACGGCGCTCGCCACGTTTCGCACGATGGAAGCCGCGGCCGAGACCGTCTCGGCGATCATCGCGGCGAAGATCGTCCCTTGCACGCTCGAATTTCTCGACCAGCAGACGATCCGCTGCGTCGAGGAATTCAGCCGGGTCGGACTGCCGACCGACGCGGCGGCGCTGCTGTTGATGGAGTCGGACGGGGCCCCCGCGACCGTGGCCGAGGAGATCGCCGCGATGCAGGACATCGCCCGGCGACAGGGGGCGATCGCCGTCCAATCGGCCGACGACGAGGCCGAGGCGGACCGGCTGCGGCTGGCCCGGAGGAGCGCCTTCGCGGCCCTGGCCCGGGTGCGGCCCACGACGATCCTCGAGGACGTGACCGTCCCCCGCAGCGCCCTGGCCGAGATGGTCGCCTTCGTCGCCGCCACATGCGTCAAACACCGCGTGCAGGTCGGCACCTTCGGCCACATGGGCGACGGCAACCTGCATCCCACGTTCTTGACCGACGAACGCGACGCCGAGGAAATGCACCGGGTCGAACAGGCCCTTGAGGAGATCGTCGACAAGACCCTGGCCCTGGGGGGCACCGTGACCGGCGAACATGGCGTAGGGCTGGCGAAAAAACCGTTCCTCCGCCGGCAGTTGGGAGACGCCAGCTACGACCTGCTGCGGCAGATCAAGCGAACGCTCGACCCGCAGGGGCTGTTGAACCCGGGGAAGATCTTCGACTGA
- a CDS encoding 4Fe-4S dicluster domain-containing protein: MTPPEPNLLKSLDYAVLQQCMHCGMCLPTCPTYDATRRERHSPRGRVALMRDIADGTLPMSRAFGEEMYFCLGCLACQTACPAGVDYVELFETARTEVERQKMLDAPRRRFYRWLALRQLFMRPRLLHAAGRLLWLYQASGLERLARAIGLTRLLPRHLRDLEPKSPRIRPPFSMARITEIERPQADPRRRVGMLTGCMQDLMLSDVNRATVDVLLANGCEVHTPRWQPCCGSLHAHNGDLEAARELARRNIDAFDLNAMDAIVTNAGGCGSHLRRYGRLLADDPAYAERARAWDAKVRDVHEWLVEIDFRPPTAAPWETLSAGASRSHGCRPCAESAACEAVRVTYDDSCHLCHGQKVVSQPRQVLGAIPGVELVPLPEADWCCGSAGIYGITQPEQSAALLTRKLDHLATTGAAVLATANPGCQLQLAQGVAGRQDLAAIKLVHPVQLLAAAYAQERIANKT, encoded by the coding sequence ATGACTCCGCCTGAACCTAACCTGCTCAAGTCGCTTGATTACGCCGTGCTGCAGCAATGCATGCACTGCGGGATGTGTCTGCCGACGTGCCCCACGTACGACGCGACCCGTCGCGAGCGGCACAGCCCGCGGGGCCGAGTGGCGCTGATGCGCGACATTGCCGACGGAACGCTCCCCATGTCGCGGGCGTTCGGCGAGGAGATGTATTTCTGCCTGGGGTGCCTGGCGTGCCAAACGGCTTGCCCGGCGGGGGTCGATTACGTCGAGCTGTTCGAGACCGCCCGGACCGAGGTCGAGCGGCAGAAAATGCTCGACGCGCCGCGACGGCGGTTCTACCGCTGGCTGGCGCTGCGGCAATTGTTCATGCGGCCGCGGCTGCTGCACGCCGCGGGGCGACTGCTGTGGCTGTACCAGGCGAGCGGGCTCGAGCGGCTGGCCCGGGCCATCGGCCTGACACGGCTGCTGCCGCGGCATTTGCGCGACCTGGAGCCGAAATCGCCGCGGATTCGCCCCCCGTTTTCGATGGCTCGGATCACCGAGATCGAGCGACCGCAGGCCGACCCGCGCCGCCGCGTGGGGATGCTCACCGGCTGCATGCAGGACCTGATGCTCTCCGACGTCAATCGAGCGACCGTCGACGTCCTGCTGGCCAACGGCTGCGAGGTGCATACGCCCCGCTGGCAGCCCTGCTGCGGGTCCCTGCACGCTCACAACGGCGACCTCGAGGCGGCCCGCGAGCTGGCCCGACGGAATATTGACGCGTTCGACCTGAACGCGATGGACGCGATCGTCACCAACGCCGGGGGCTGCGGTTCGCACCTGCGGCGATACGGCCGCCTGCTGGCCGACGACCCGGCGTACGCTGAGCGAGCCCGTGCGTGGGACGCCAAAGTCCGCGACGTCCACGAGTGGCTGGTGGAGATTGACTTTCGCCCCCCGACGGCCGCGCCGTGGGAGACGCTCTCTGCGGGGGCAAGTCGCTCCCACGGTTGCCGGCCCTGCGCGGAGAGTGCGGCCTGCGAAGCGGTCCGCGTCACCTACGACGACTCCTGCCATCTATGCCACGGGCAGAAGGTCGTCTCGCAGCCGCGCCAGGTCTTGGGTGCGATCCCCGGGGTCGAGCTTGTGCCGCTCCCTGAGGCGGACTGGTGCTGCGGCTCGGCCGGGATTTACGGCATCACCCAACCGGAGCAGTCGGCGGCGCTGCTCACGCGGAAGCTCGACCATTTGGCGACGACCGGGGCCGCGGTGCTCGCCACCGCCAACCCGGGCTGCCAACTGCAACTCGCCCAAGGGGTCGCCGGCCGCCAGGACCTCGCCGCAATCAAACTGGTCCACCCCGTGCAACTGCTGGCCGCCGCCTACGCCCAAGAGCGAATCGCCAACAAGACATGA
- a CDS encoding PEP-CTERM sorting domain-containing protein produces the protein MNKLFAIFAVSCVAIAANANAASISVQQNGDIYSLYIQGVENNIAALGFSAAPVAPATFLNPNSGNASGAPRPAGQAFTYRNRFLDLDPADEDVSGGLGWTLLNTSQTAGGLTFEGGPLGQLIDISAPVFLANIMLTPGGSATYQVLLKDGTGADIGAPLTGTIPVPEPATFVLAGISMLGLAAVRRRMA, from the coding sequence ATGAATAAACTCTTTGCGATCTTTGCGGTATCTTGCGTAGCAATCGCGGCGAATGCGAACGCTGCGTCGATCTCTGTCCAGCAGAATGGCGATATCTACTCCCTGTACATTCAGGGTGTTGAGAACAACATTGCCGCACTCGGTTTTTCCGCGGCTCCTGTCGCCCCTGCTACGTTCCTGAATCCCAACTCGGGTAATGCGTCTGGTGCTCCGCGTCCTGCCGGTCAGGCTTTTACCTACCGGAATCGCTTCCTTGATCTGGATCCGGCCGATGAGGATGTGTCGGGTGGTCTCGGCTGGACGTTGTTGAATACGAGCCAGACAGCCGGTGGCCTCACGTTTGAGGGCGGTCCCCTTGGTCAGCTCATCGACATCTCGGCTCCTGTGTTCCTTGCCAACATCATGTTGACTCCTGGTGGCTCGGCTACTTACCAAGTCTTGCTCAAGGACGGAACTGGAGCGGACATCGGAGCGCCTTTGACCGGCACCATTCCGGTCCCTGAGCCCGCCACCTTCGTTCTGGCTGGCATCAGCATGCTCGGTCTGGCGGCTGTCCGTCGTCGGATGGCCTAA
- a CDS encoding PEP-CTERM sorting domain-containing protein (PEP-CTERM proteins occur, often in large numbers, in the proteomes of bacteria that also encode an exosortase, a predicted intramembrane cysteine proteinase. The presence of a PEP-CTERM domain at a protein's C-terminus predicts cleavage within the sorting domain, followed by covalent anchoring to some some component of the (usually Gram-negative) cell surface. Many PEP-CTERM proteins exhibit an unusual sequence composition that includes large numbers of potential glycosylation sites. Expression of one such protein has been shown restore the ability of a bacterium to form floc, a type of biofilm.) produces MIFSLCAALAAMASPALAAVNVQLNLRYTDPANATGGGTWQLLVKSTAGEGVAGIKVNINGALGVTGVDLPAAQITSTSAAWNNTDDVFRYQLIAAGVTEVVAGSDLAPVPSAGQLTVGNGGNGNVAVDDLFTNGSTASAWNNSSLIASGSWTGARPSIAVTELNVFSGTTPIAGTLGTVVTRGDSVGVDGLKPGDANRDGRVNLSDFAILSANYNNPAASKTWDQGDFNSSVGGVNEVNLSDFAILSANYLQASPSPAASAAVGAVPEPASVGLVLVGLLGAAFASRRK; encoded by the coding sequence GTGATTTTCTCTCTGTGTGCGGCCCTGGCGGCTATGGCCTCGCCGGCGCTGGCGGCTGTCAACGTGCAGCTCAACCTGCGATACACCGATCCCGCCAACGCCACCGGCGGCGGCACGTGGCAGTTGTTGGTCAAGTCGACCGCTGGTGAAGGCGTTGCCGGCATCAAGGTCAACATCAACGGTGCCCTGGGAGTTACGGGCGTCGATCTTCCGGCCGCTCAAATCACCTCGACGAGCGCCGCCTGGAACAACACCGACGACGTGTTTCGCTATCAGCTTATCGCCGCGGGCGTGACCGAAGTGGTCGCGGGCAGCGATCTCGCCCCGGTCCCGTCGGCCGGTCAGTTGACCGTCGGCAACGGCGGCAACGGCAACGTTGCGGTTGACGACCTGTTCACCAACGGCTCGACCGCCTCGGCCTGGAACAACAGCTCGCTGATCGCCAGCGGTTCGTGGACCGGCGCCCGTCCGTCGATCGCCGTGACGGAACTGAACGTCTTCTCGGGCACGACCCCCATCGCCGGCACCCTTGGGACCGTCGTCACCCGTGGCGACTCCGTCGGGGTCGATGGGTTGAAGCCGGGCGATGCGAATCGCGATGGCCGGGTAAACCTGTCCGACTTCGCGATTCTGTCGGCCAACTACAACAACCCTGCAGCGAGCAAGACTTGGGATCAGGGCGACTTTAACAGCTCGGTCGGCGGCGTTAACGAGGTCAATCTCTCGGACTTTGCGATCCTGTCGGCCAACTACCTGCAAGCTTCGCCAAGCCCGGCCGCTTCGGCTGCCGTTGGCGCCGTACCTGAGCCCGCCTCGGTTGGCTTGGTTCTCGTGGGTCTGCTTGGCGCCGCTTTCGCTTCTCGTCGGAAGTAG
- the thrS gene encoding threonine--tRNA ligase: MLTVVLPDGTRREAPPESSAYDVAAAIGPGLAKASVAAVVDGEVRDLHAPLGAAGEVQLRLLTKKDPEALAIMRHSAAHVMAQAVMRLFPGTGLAFGPVTGAGFYYDFDLDTPISEEDFARIEAEMQKIVADDLPFERLEMPREKALALCEELGQKLKVEHLRTGLGDEATVSFYRQGEFIDLCRGKHIPSTGHIGKAVKLTSVAGAYWKGDAGREQLQRVYATAFFDKKELEEHLRQLEEAKKRDHRVLGKQLELFTISQTVGSGLILWLPKGAIIRQTLEDYLKTELAQRGYQPVYTPNIGKVELYQISGHFPYYSESQFPLIDLGPREGAAPGEGERYLLKPMNCPHHIMIYKSKPRSYRDLPVRLAEFGTVYRYEQSGELNGMTRVRGFTQDDAHIFCTEEQVADEFRGCLEMTRTVLASLGMTNYRVRLGFRDPDGAKYVGGAEVWDRAEAALKAVCESMDLPAMSIEPGEAAFYGPKADFVVTDCIGREWQLGTVQLDYNLPSEERFGLEYTGPDNKPHRPVMIHRAPLGSMERFVGVLIEHFAGAFPLWLAPEQARVLTVSEKSEAYGREVEAKLKAAGLRVTGDYRGQKLGAKIREGQLDLIPYLLVVGEKDAEGGTVAVRDRIDGDLGAMPVAEAIAKFQAETAARTVRQVAEATAPAASSGEELSGGY; encoded by the coding sequence ATGCTGACAGTAGTGTTGCCCGACGGAACGCGGCGCGAGGCGCCCCCCGAGTCCAGCGCCTACGACGTAGCGGCGGCGATTGGGCCGGGGCTCGCCAAAGCGAGCGTCGCCGCGGTGGTGGACGGAGAAGTGCGCGACCTGCATGCTCCGCTCGGGGCCGCGGGCGAGGTGCAACTGCGGCTGCTCACCAAGAAGGATCCCGAGGCGCTGGCGATCATGCGGCACAGCGCCGCGCATGTGATGGCCCAGGCGGTCATGCGTCTGTTCCCCGGCACGGGTCTGGCCTTCGGGCCGGTGACCGGCGCGGGGTTCTACTACGACTTCGATCTCGACACGCCGATCTCCGAGGAGGACTTCGCGCGGATCGAGGCGGAGATGCAGAAGATCGTCGCCGACGACTTGCCGTTCGAACGGCTGGAGATGCCGCGCGAGAAAGCGCTTGCGCTGTGCGAGGAGCTGGGTCAGAAGCTGAAGGTCGAGCACCTGCGCACGGGGCTGGGAGACGAGGCGACCGTGTCGTTCTACCGCCAGGGGGAATTCATCGATCTGTGCCGGGGAAAACACATCCCCAGCACGGGGCACATCGGCAAGGCGGTCAAGCTGACCAGCGTCGCCGGGGCCTACTGGAAAGGGGACGCCGGCCGCGAACAACTGCAGCGAGTTTACGCCACGGCGTTCTTCGACAAGAAGGAACTGGAAGAGCATCTGCGGCAACTTGAGGAAGCGAAGAAGCGCGATCATCGCGTGCTCGGCAAGCAGCTCGAGCTGTTCACGATCAGCCAAACAGTGGGGTCGGGACTGATCCTGTGGTTGCCCAAGGGGGCGATCATTCGGCAGACGCTCGAGGACTATCTCAAGACCGAGCTTGCCCAGCGCGGCTATCAGCCGGTGTACACGCCGAACATCGGCAAGGTCGAGCTGTACCAGATCTCGGGACACTTTCCCTACTACAGCGAGAGCCAGTTCCCGCTGATCGACCTGGGACCGCGCGAGGGGGCGGCGCCGGGCGAGGGAGAGCGGTACCTGCTGAAGCCGATGAATTGCCCTCACCACATCATGATCTACAAGTCGAAGCCGCGGTCGTATCGCGACCTGCCGGTGCGGCTGGCGGAGTTCGGCACCGTCTACCGGTACGAGCAGTCGGGCGAGCTGAACGGCATGACCCGCGTGCGAGGGTTCACGCAGGACGACGCGCACATCTTCTGCACCGAGGAACAGGTGGCGGACGAGTTCCGGGGGTGCCTGGAGATGACGCGCACGGTGCTGGCGTCGCTGGGGATGACCAATTACCGAGTGCGGCTGGGATTCCGCGATCCCGACGGCGCGAAGTACGTCGGCGGGGCCGAGGTCTGGGACCGGGCCGAGGCGGCGCTCAAGGCGGTGTGCGAGTCGATGGACCTGCCGGCGATGTCGATCGAGCCGGGCGAGGCGGCGTTCTACGGCCCCAAGGCCGACTTCGTGGTGACCGACTGCATCGGCCGCGAGTGGCAGTTGGGGACCGTGCAGCTCGACTACAACCTGCCGAGCGAGGAGCGGTTCGGTCTGGAATACACGGGGCCGGACAACAAGCCCCACCGCCCGGTGATGATCCACCGGGCGCCGCTGGGGAGCATGGAACGATTCGTGGGGGTGCTGATCGAGCACTTTGCCGGGGCGTTCCCGCTGTGGCTGGCGCCGGAGCAGGCGCGGGTGCTGACGGTGAGCGAGAAGAGCGAGGCCTACGGCCGAGAGGTCGAGGCGAAGCTGAAAGCGGCTGGTCTGCGCGTGACCGGCGACTACCGCGGGCAGAAGCTGGGGGCGAAGATCCGCGAGGGGCAGCTCGATTTGATCCCCTACCTGCTGGTGGTGGGCGAGAAGGACGCCGAGGGGGGCACCGTGGCGGTCCGCGACCGGATCGACGGCGATCTGGGGGCGATGCCGGTCGCCGAGGCGATCGCCAAATTCCAGGCGGAAACGGCGGCGCGAACGGTGCGGCAGGTCGCTGAAGCGACCGCTCCAGCGGCCAGTTCGGGCGAGGAGCTGAGCGGGGGATATTGA
- the infC gene encoding translation initiation factor IF-3, with protein METLAIERKQQRINDQIRVSPIRVIGAEGDQLGVITRDEALERAREAGLDLVEVAPTEKPPVCRIMDFGKFKYQQKKRLNKGHTHHSKNKEIRLRPKIGEHDFMTKANQARKFLGEKDKVVFSVVFRGRENAHVDEGFKLIQKVIAELADISKVEQHPSMQGRRIVVIFAPK; from the coding sequence GTGGAGACCCTAGCAATCGAACGCAAGCAGCAACGGATCAACGATCAGATCCGCGTTTCGCCGATCCGCGTGATCGGCGCCGAGGGGGACCAACTGGGGGTCATCACGCGCGACGAGGCGCTCGAGCGGGCGCGGGAAGCGGGACTCGACCTGGTCGAAGTTGCGCCGACTGAAAAGCCGCCCGTCTGCCGGATCATGGACTTCGGCAAGTTCAAGTACCAGCAGAAGAAGCGGCTGAACAAGGGTCACACGCACCACAGCAAGAACAAAGAAATTCGCCTGCGGCCGAAGATCGGCGAGCACGACTTCATGACCAAGGCCAACCAGGCTCGCAAGTTCCTGGGCGAGAAGGACAAGGTCGTCTTCTCGGTCGTGTTCCGCGGGCGCGAAAACGCCCACGTCGACGAGGGCTTCAAGCTGATCCAGAAGGTGATCGCCGAGTTGGCCGACATCTCGAAGGTCGAGCAGCACCCGTCGATGCAAGGCCGGCGGATTGTGGTGATCTTCGCGCCCAAGTAA
- the ald gene encoding alanine dehydrogenase — MIVGVPKEVKLDEYRVAMLPVGVEELVRRGHRVLIEAGAGLGSGIPDHDYQDAGAVLAAAPDEIFGEADLIVKVKEPQANEWPLIRRGQTVFTYFHFAADRELTEAVLATGCTAVAYETLADNQGRLPLLTPMSEVAGRMSIQEGAKYLERPQMGRGILLGGVPGVAPANITILGGGVVGANAAKIAAGFNANVAILDINMDRLRYLSDVMPPNVDVLYSDRHIIREQLRLADLVVGAVLIPGAKAPRLIEREHLKEMKPGAVIIDVAIDQGGCIATSRPTTHSNPTYIVDEVLHYCVTNMPGAVGRTSTFALCNVTLPWVIELAQRGVEQAAATLPPIARAVNMHAGEVTNRAVAETFHLPLANRWGG; from the coding sequence ATGATCGTCGGCGTTCCTAAAGAAGTGAAGTTGGACGAGTACCGCGTCGCCATGTTGCCGGTGGGGGTCGAGGAGCTCGTCCGGCGGGGGCATCGGGTGCTGATCGAAGCGGGGGCCGGGCTGGGGTCCGGGATTCCCGATCACGATTACCAAGACGCCGGCGCCGTGCTGGCCGCCGCCCCCGACGAGATCTTCGGCGAGGCCGATCTCATCGTGAAGGTCAAGGAACCGCAGGCGAACGAGTGGCCGCTGATCCGCCGCGGGCAGACGGTGTTCACCTACTTCCACTTCGCGGCCGATCGCGAGTTGACCGAGGCGGTGCTGGCGACCGGTTGCACGGCGGTGGCGTACGAGACGCTGGCCGACAACCAGGGCCGGCTGCCCCTGCTCACCCCCATGAGCGAAGTCGCCGGGCGGATGAGCATCCAAGAGGGGGCCAAGTACCTGGAGCGCCCGCAGATGGGGCGCGGCATTCTGCTGGGGGGCGTCCCCGGGGTCGCTCCGGCGAACATCACGATCTTGGGAGGCGGGGTCGTCGGCGCCAACGCCGCGAAGATCGCCGCGGGCTTCAACGCGAACGTCGCGATCCTCGACATCAACATGGACCGCCTGCGGTATCTGTCCGACGTGATGCCCCCCAACGTCGACGTGCTGTACAGCGACCGGCACATCATCCGCGAGCAACTGCGGCTGGCCGATCTCGTGGTGGGGGCGGTGCTCATCCCGGGGGCGAAGGCGCCGCGGCTGATCGAGCGCGAGCATCTCAAGGAGATGAAGCCGGGCGCGGTGATCATCGACGTGGCGATCGACCAAGGGGGGTGCATCGCCACCAGCCGCCCTACGACCCACAGCAATCCCACCTATATCGTCGACGAGGTGCTGCACTACTGCGTCACGAACATGCCGGGCGCGGTGGGGCGGACCAGCACGTTTGCGCTGTGCAACGTAACGCTCCCCTGGGTGATCGAACTGGCCCAACGCGGCGTCGAGCAGGCGGCCGCCACGCTGCCGCCGATCGCTCGGGCGGTGAACATGCACGCCGGCGAGGTGACCAACCGGGCGGTGGCCGAGACGTTCCACCTGCCGCTGGCGAATCGGTGGGGGGGATGA
- a CDS encoding two pore domain potassium channel family protein: MLEQILYALALTSVTVTCHAAGSVYLVIPATGVWKPAKTSSAASRPVWTLIRLVSLLLVLHLLEMSVWAAAYAAGGVLPDFETAFYFSMTSYSTLGFGDVIPPVSWRLLGPIEAVVGVLMLGWSTSIIVAVVQRMYNSRLPNAPGATDRGATPLAPGE, translated from the coding sequence ATGCTTGAGCAAATACTCTACGCCCTCGCGCTGACCAGCGTGACCGTCACGTGTCATGCGGCGGGCAGCGTGTATCTCGTCATTCCTGCGACCGGCGTCTGGAAGCCGGCGAAGACGTCCTCCGCAGCGTCGCGACCGGTGTGGACGCTGATTCGACTCGTCAGCCTGCTGCTCGTCCTGCATCTCTTGGAGATGTCGGTCTGGGCGGCGGCCTACGCCGCCGGCGGCGTGCTGCCTGATTTCGAGACGGCGTTTTACTTTTCGATGACCAGTTATTCGACCTTGGGATTCGGCGACGTGATTCCCCCTGTGTCGTGGCGGCTCTTGGGGCCGATCGAAGCGGTGGTCGGAGTCTTGATGCTCGGATGGTCCACGAGCATCATCGTCGCAGTCGTGCAGCGCATGTACAATTCGCGCTTGCCGAATGCGCCGGGCGCCACGGACCGCGGCGCCACGCCACTGGCGCCCGGCGAGTAG